In one Micromonospora polyrhachis genomic region, the following are encoded:
- a CDS encoding erythromycin esterase family protein, giving the protein MTAAFSAATTRLSSTAVLPLQTLDPNEPLDDLDWLDETIGDARVVAIGESAHYNAESYQLRHHLLRYLVERHGFTAYAMESGFVEGWRVDDWVRGSADPLGQVLADGLTSLMGPWTQMRAHLEWMRQHNGAAGRPLGFYGIDLSGSNASLLPGLDAVLAYLAQADPEFQPDPDIRETASTFAAASVFSAPAAFAAYLELAPESRDALTAGLDALTARLTERRLDYLRRTTADAYERALRSSRLTVTLDMAVRAMADGDQDAVLSSRDAAIADTVEWIMGREDRVLLAAHNGHLQRWPLTLPGMPPATPMGLHLADRLGQDYVVIGTTTGTGHTLNSGADFYTGTLFTDLAAPQPGSLDAVMAASHDAPFATDLRQLSPADANAVRDATQQRFGAFYSPVSPLDAYDAIIHLPHVTPGEPDPTAVACSPDEVQQAFASQ; this is encoded by the coding sequence CTGGACCCGAACGAGCCGCTGGACGACCTGGACTGGCTGGACGAGACGATCGGCGACGCGCGGGTGGTGGCGATCGGCGAAAGCGCGCACTACAACGCCGAGTCCTACCAACTCCGCCACCACCTGCTGCGCTACCTCGTCGAGCGGCACGGGTTCACCGCGTACGCGATGGAGTCGGGATTCGTCGAGGGATGGCGGGTCGACGACTGGGTCCGGGGCAGCGCGGACCCGCTCGGTCAGGTCCTGGCCGACGGCCTGACGTCGCTGATGGGACCGTGGACGCAGATGCGCGCCCACCTGGAGTGGATGCGACAGCACAACGGCGCCGCCGGCCGACCGCTCGGCTTCTACGGCATCGACCTGTCCGGCTCGAACGCTTCCCTGCTGCCCGGCCTGGACGCCGTCCTCGCCTACCTCGCGCAAGCCGATCCGGAGTTCCAGCCGGACCCCGATATCCGGGAGACGGCCTCGACCTTCGCGGCCGCGTCCGTGTTCTCCGCCCCGGCGGCCTTCGCCGCGTACCTCGAACTTGCCCCCGAGAGCAGGGACGCGCTGACCGCCGGCCTCGACGCACTCACCGCACGGCTGACCGAACGTCGCCTCGACTACCTCCGACGGACGACTGCCGACGCGTACGAGCGCGCGCTGCGTTCGTCGCGCCTCACGGTCACTCTCGACATGGCCGTCCGCGCAATGGCCGACGGCGACCAGGATGCGGTGCTGTCCAGCCGGGACGCCGCGATTGCAGACACCGTCGAATGGATCATGGGCCGGGAGGACCGGGTCCTACTGGCCGCCCACAACGGCCACCTCCAACGCTGGCCCCTGACCCTGCCCGGCATGCCCCCGGCAACGCCGATGGGCCTACACCTCGCCGACCGGCTCGGCCAGGACTATGTCGTCATCGGTACGACCACGGGGACCGGTCATACCCTCAACTCGGGAGCCGACTTCTACACCGGCACCCTCTTCACAGACCTGGCAGCACCCCAGCCCGGCAGCCTCGACGCGGTCATGGCCGCGAGCCACGACGCCCCCTTCGCAACAGACCTCCGGCAACTGTCACCGGCCGACGCCAATGCCGTTCGAGACGCCACCCAGCAGCGTTTCGGCGCCTTCTACTCCCCCGTAAGCCCGCTCGACGCCTACGACGCCATCATCCACCTGCCGCACGTCACACCGGGCGAACCCGACCCGACCGCCGTCGCCTGCTCCCCGGACGAAGTCCAGCAGGCCTTCGCCAGCCAGTAG
- a CDS encoding NAD(P)H-hydrate dehydratase — MRPVWRVADVRAAEAALLATLPPDTLMRRAAAGLARRCALLLAERGGVYGARVLLLVGSGDNGGDALYAGALLADRGAAVTALPLTRDRIHPGGLAALRVAGGRIVDTLPDRADLVLDGIVGIGGTGGLREPAARIVAGLAGLRTRDGERALVVAVDVPSGVAVDTGDVPSASSNGLPAAVTADVTVTFGCLKPALAVGAAAELAGAVELVDIGLTPWLRASPALEMTEWADVADWWPRLTASSEKYSRGVVGIATGSATYPGAGVLSVGGALAGPTGLVRYAGGARTEVLHHHPSVIATDRVADAGRVQAWVCGSGLGTGDEARTELRAVLAAPLPVVLDADALTLLVDGSSAKRLRDRDAPIVITPHDREFARLAGEPPGADRVAAALRLAAWMKAVVLLKGERTVIATPDGRAFANPTGTPALATGGTGDVLAGLLGSLLAAGLSAERAAVVAAYLHGLAGREAARHGPVTASDVAAALPTVIPN; from the coding sequence GGGGCGGGGTCTACGGCGCACGGGTGCTGTTGCTGGTCGGATCCGGGGACAACGGCGGTGATGCCCTCTATGCCGGTGCGCTACTGGCCGATCGGGGAGCCGCTGTCACCGCCCTGCCGCTGACCCGCGACCGGATACATCCGGGTGGACTCGCGGCGCTGCGGGTGGCCGGGGGCCGGATCGTCGACACCCTGCCGGATCGTGCCGATCTGGTGTTGGACGGCATCGTCGGGATCGGTGGCACCGGCGGGCTGCGCGAGCCGGCGGCTCGTATCGTGGCCGGGCTCGCCGGGCTGCGTACCCGGGATGGCGAGCGTGCGTTGGTGGTCGCGGTGGACGTACCCAGCGGGGTGGCGGTGGACACCGGTGACGTGCCTTCAGCATCGTCCAACGGCTTGCCGGCCGCCGTGACCGCCGACGTGACCGTGACCTTCGGCTGCCTGAAACCGGCGCTGGCGGTGGGCGCCGCCGCCGAGTTGGCCGGGGCGGTGGAACTGGTCGACATCGGCCTGACCCCGTGGTTGCGGGCCAGCCCTGCGCTGGAGATGACCGAGTGGGCCGATGTGGCCGACTGGTGGCCCCGGTTGACGGCCAGTTCCGAGAAGTACAGCCGAGGCGTGGTGGGGATCGCGACCGGTTCGGCCACCTACCCGGGGGCCGGGGTGCTGTCGGTGGGTGGGGCGCTGGCCGGGCCGACCGGCCTGGTGCGCTATGCCGGCGGTGCGCGGACCGAGGTACTGCACCACCATCCGTCGGTGATCGCCACCGACCGGGTAGCCGACGCCGGCCGGGTCCAGGCCTGGGTCTGTGGCTCCGGGCTGGGCACCGGTGACGAGGCCCGGACCGAACTGCGCGCCGTGCTGGCCGCGCCCCTCCCGGTGGTACTCGACGCCGACGCGTTGACCCTGCTGGTGGACGGCTCGTCGGCAAAGCGGCTGCGAGACCGGGACGCACCAATCGTGATCACGCCGCACGACCGGGAGTTCGCCCGGCTCGCTGGCGAACCGCCAGGTGCCGACCGGGTCGCCGCCGCGCTCCGGCTGGCCGCCTGGATGAAGGCGGTGGTGCTGCTCAAGGGCGAACGTACGGTGATCGCCACCCCGGACGGGCGGGCGTTCGCCAACCCGACCGGCACCCCGGCGCTGGCCACCGGTGGCACCGGGGATGTGCTGGCCGGGCTGTTGGGTTCACTGCTCGCCGCCGGGCTGTCGGCGGAGCGGGCCGCGGTGGTCGCCGCGTACCTGCACGGGCTGGCCGGTCGGGAGGCGGCCCGACACGGCCCGGTGACCGCCTCCGACGTGGCCGCCGCCCTACCGACGGTGATACCGAACTGA